The Kryptolebias marmoratus isolate JLee-2015 linkage group LG1, ASM164957v2, whole genome shotgun sequence sequence cccggtactagcaaggtgtacctaataaagtggcctaAAACCTTCGAACTGAAAGAGAgaggactttctttttccataACTGTAGCAGGATGTACTTTCTGTatactgttaaaaataaagtcagagtaGCAGAGTCACCTGGTCCTCTGATGAAACCATTGATGAAGTTTCTGATGAAGTGTTTCTACAAGACTGACATCTCCCCATTTGGAGGAGAGTTGGACTCTGTTTGAACATCAGCCAGGACTTCCTCCTTCGATCTCCTCGTGGAGGTCAGCTTGCAGAGCCCAGCAAGGAGGAAGATCACAGAGATAACAGCAAAATAGGTCCCATAGATCAGAAACTGATGGGAGAAAAACCAGTTCAAAACATCTGCCTCCACATAATCACAGGCAGCAATGAATAGGCAGGACTTAAACCGCTTACCTGGGTGTAAACATCAAGGCCGAGTCCTGCAGAGTCTACCACAATCACAGTGAGCAGGGTCTGGAGAAGCAGAGCAACAAaagtgttgactccaaacaccAGAGCATAGCACTGCATGCTAAGGCTGGCTGCAATCTGGTATCTGAGGATCAGAAAGTTTGATGTCAAAGTTTAATATtatataaaagctacaaactgaTTTGCATGTCACTGAACAAAATGAGGATTTGATCCTCTACAACCCAGCCAGGAttcttcctcccacagactgTGTGGCTGGTTGCATGCATGCAAAACACTGGAATGAGCTACAATACCATCAGCAAGAAGCTTAACGAGAATGTGGCAGCTGTTGGTTCCATTGTgcagaaatggaagaaaacaaCCATGTAATCAATGTAAGATCTTCCTCGTGGGAGGATGATTATAAGAAAGGTGAGGGATCAGCTCACAGGTACACGGGAGGCAGTTGGGACCATCGTCATTAAGTAAAACATTGGTACCACAATGCTAAAATGGACAGAAATCTGACAGCATCTGGCTAATCCATATCTACAGTGCCTataacaagtattatttaatattaataatatgtaatcacttgttttacattatatatttatttatttgttattactctgtagaaaatTGATACCACTTtgactgttttggtttttttatgtcttgtcaaaaggccaatttatattgtcCATGATGATAGcaataaaaagcataaagaaaCCAAGGCGTTAAATACTTTGAATAGGCACCTCGTGTTCACTGACCGTCTTAAGGCCCATCTTCAGCCTGCCAGGGAATTGTGAATGGCTAGAAAGTTCTGCTGGGACACTTTGGGTTCTTTCTATTCACACAGATGTTATTTTGACATCTTTGTGAATGTCAAAGTAAAAGTCAAattttgtttgtaccctttcatTAAGTAAagaacccacaaaggtcactgaaataacttgaaactgactgaagtaatattatgaattaaaaaaaataatgaatatcAGTCACTGTTTGGAAAtctggttcaacagaattattttaaacaaactaataaaagtggccttcacaaaaagaatGGTACACTTAATATTTTGTCCTACAACCTTTTGATGCAACCAAGTGTTTTCTGTATCGTTTCTGAGACTTcggcacctgtccacaggtattctGGTTCACTCCTCAtcaacaaactgctccagctgtctcaggtttgaagggttccttctccagatgtttcagctgcttccacagatgttcagcaggatttagatcagggctcagaagtccaatgtttggttctgaatTATTCTTGGGtatttttagctgtgtgttttgggtcattatcctgctGTCATCCAGACAGTCTTGAGATTTTCTTGTACCCTGCACAAATTCAAGACACCCTGTGCCTGACATACCTGAGTCTCTGCCTTGTTCCATGGAGTTGGGGGGNNNNNNNNNNNNNNNNNNNNNNNNNNNNNNNNNNNNNNNNNNNNNNNNNNNNNNNNNNNNNNNNNNNNNNNNNNNNNNNNNNNNNNNNNNNNNNNNNNGGGGGGGTCATATACACAAAGGTTTTAATTCCTGAGAAGTGTAATGGGTTTGTAATAAGAGTAATGGAGGGGAACCTTAACAGAACAGTACTGGAGcatgaagaaaaccaaaattaGTTGaaatttattcaagttttagtttttatttgtgtcgaAGAGACTCACGTGGCCATGGTGATGAGCAGCATGTAGATGGTTCTGAAAAGGACGTACAAGCTGTAGCACACCCAGATGTTCTTCAGCAGGTccatgacaaacacacacacagccatgaGCAGGGACAGGACACACAGAACCAGCTCCCCCCACATAGACCAGGAACTGGGCAGGTAGCCCACCAGCAGAGCTGCCAGAGCTCCTGTACGGACCAACAGAACACAGGACCGTCAAACCTTAACACCTGCACTGTTACAGAAACAGACTCTGCTGGAAAAAGTCTTCATTCGGACCAACCTGGCCAGCTAATGGCTTGTcagagcagggccaagacctaAAATGATTCCTGTTGTCTTAAAATAtaacttaaaataatttatggCAATTCCTATAAATGTTAACTACGAGTGATGTTAAAGTTCATAAAACAGGTTTCtgatgaactgctatgaaatattttatttgtttttagacaacatggatccactttggtctcagccTCCTTCACGCCAACTGTTAGTTGTCTGTTTTTGGTAATAAAGTttactgaattttaaacatattaataTGAGAAAATACAGGTTTCCATACACATTTTGTATATGCATATATACACTGAAAGCTGCAAGTTTCTGAGACAAAGTGAAGTCTAAAGGCTCTATCATACTCCAAAAGAAGTCCAGAAGTCAGTTCGCCGTCACATGGTCCAAGAGACACTCAGTTCAGGACTCCAGAGAAGCTCCTCCCTTctcctgcagcgttaaaacgggtttcttcccgcTGGTTTCTCAACTTTCCTGTCCTTGTATAGATTTTTGTTTCCCTTACAGCGACCAGagatgtttattaaacagactgagacagtacatgccgattggcatttgcaaatttgacggTGCCCGGTCGAGGCATACTTCCTGTCAGCCACTACAGCCATGAAGAGCCACCTGTGTCTCCAAGTGGTCGTTTAAGTTCCTAGGTTTTgttggaacagttgtaaagacggctgtagtttctaacagcctcagccagctgcttctcagcggagcaggtGAAGCAACCTACGAACTTAAGAAGACCGCTGGGactgtctcagtcggtttaataaacgTGTCTGGTCACGGTAAGGGGAACAAGAATCTGtacgaggacaggagagttgagaagccatCGGGAAGAAACTTGTTTTAACGccgtaggaggagggaggagcttcctgggagttctgatcagagtgtctcgtggactatAAAAGATGTTTGCGAAAACAAACGGCTCGCAAACACGTGACCGGAAtccgacttcttgacttcttctGGAGCATGATTGAGCCTtgagagccgactttgtgacttcttgCGGAGTATGGAAAGGCTTTTACCGAACAGTGTGGACAGCGTCTCTACATAGCCATTGTAGATTATGTCATCGCGGGACGAACGGACAGTCTCCCACAGCGCTTGGGCATAGTTGAGGACCAGGAAGTAGCCGCATGTAACCAAAGCCCACCACACCGACCAGGTCAGTAGAGGGCGACATCTGTAGCACTGTATAAAATCATCAAACAGCATCTGCAACACTTCTACAAGACCTCTGCTGCCACCTTCTGGCTTGAAGGACCTGGGGACCTAAAACAAAACTAGTGTAGATCTTCATTTAAACACAGGAACTCCTGTTAACCAAGCAGCTCATTTCTCACCATGGACACTCCCTCTGAATCTTCCACCTGTAAGGTTCGGGAggtgctgctcctgctgcatgcttcatcctctgctgctcctggaCTCTTGTGAAAGAACAAACTCCTTTTGGGCATAGGGAGAAACCAGGGGGCGATGAAGGCCACAGCAGCTGACACCAGTGTGATGATAACCAGGTGGAACAGCTCAACGTTGTCCACAGACTGAAGCAGCTGACCAGTCAGAGAACCAACAGCTGAGCCCAACAGAGTGATGCTGCGACAGTAACCTGTCACTCTCTGGTAGTGTGTCGGCTTCACCACACTGTAGATGTATGAGTAATAGGCCACCTCTGATGCCGTGGctagtccaaagaaaaactccaGGAGCTGCATGGCCAGCAAGCCCCGAGCCTTCCACAGCATGGTGTAAGTAACCACCAAGCTGGAGGCCTGCAGCACCAACACCGGCTTATAACAGAGGAAATCCGTCGCCAGGAAGACCGGGAACAGTAGGACCAGGTAAGAATACGTCCATATTGGATAAATTTTATTAACAACctgcaaaaaacacaagaacatttATAGCATTAGGACTTCAACGTAGTTTCAACACCTCAGGATTAACGATGGTTCCCAAGGAATGAATCTGACacctctgtaaaaaaaagaaatctgtcacACTTCAACGTCAGAATGAGGGCCTGTCACGCTCAGACATCTGTCACGCTCTGACATCTGTCACGCTGTCTAAGGGGCACTTCTATTCTCACTGAGAAGAAAACGATGTCAGATCAGGATATTATTTCAGAACAAGTCACAAGTGATGATTCCCAAGATCAACAAGGTGTAGACAATGACACATGGCCATAAATAACTGCATATAGTTGTGCGTAATTGTGGAACAACAACAGCTTtggtgctgctggaggacatctCCAATGGAATAAACAGGAGGGAGTGTTTTCAGGATTTACACCGACCTGCTTCAACATGATGATGCCTGGTTTATTGTGATTTAGAGTCTTAGGGACATTCTTCTGGAGCTCTGGGCTAAATTGGCCCCAGTGTTACAGAGAAGCTGTGCGCCTCCGGTGCCAGTTCAAGACCTCACTGCGCTGGAGTTCTTTCAACCCACGaccaaccagaaccagaacactaACCTGACAGaccaaccagaaccagaaccagaataCTAACCTGACAGaccaaccagaaccagaaccagaataCTAAACCTGACAGaccaaccagaaccagaacactaACCTGACAGACTAACTAGCACTAAGGTCTAGCTGTTTGAAAGGTAAACAGAGATGAGATTTAGTTTTACTCAGCATGTACACAGATCTCATTATGACGTcaagaaaagactaaaaaaaaacagaagttaagtGTTTTGAGTCAATCCGTTGAAAGCCTCAGAAGATGAAATATTACACAAGTTCACATGTTG is a genomic window containing:
- the slc19a2 gene encoding thiamine transporter 1 isoform X2, whose product is MSVVFPTAVLCVYGFFSNMRPSEPFLTAYLMGPNQNLTETEVVNKIYPIWTYSYLVLLFPVFLATDFLCYKPVLVLQASSLVVTYTMLWKARGLLAMQLLEFFFGLATASEVAYYSYIYSVVKPTHYQRVTGYCRSITLLGSAVGSLTGQLLQSVDNVELFHLVIITLVSAAVAFIAPWFLPMPKRSLFFHKSPGAAEDEACSRSSTSRTLQVEDSEGVSMCYRCRPLLTWSVWWALVTCGYFLVLNYAQALWETVRSSRDDIIYNGYVETLSTLFGALAALLVGYLPSSWSMWGELVLCVLSLLMAVCVFVMDLLKNIWVCYSLYVLFRTIYMLLITMATYQIAASLSMQCYALVFGVNTFVALLLQTLLTVIVVDSAGLGLDVYTQFLIYGTYFAVISVIFLLAGLCKLTSTRRSKEEVLADVQTESNSPPNGEMSVL
- the slc19a2 gene encoding thiamine transporter 1 isoform X1 produces the protein MSVVFPTAVLCVYGFFSNMRPSEPFLTAYLMGPNQNLTETEVVNKIYPIWTYSYLVLLFPVFLATDFLCYKPVLVLQASSLVVTYTMLWKARGLLAMQLLEFFFGLATASEVAYYSYIYSVVKPTHYQRVTGYCRSITLLGSAVGSLTGQLLQSVDNVELFHLVIITLVSAAVAFIAPWFLPMPKRSLFFHKSPGAAEDEACSRSSTSRTLQVEDSEGVSMVPRSFKPEGGSRGLVEVLQMLFDDFIQCYRCRPLLTWSVWWALVTCGYFLVLNYAQALWETVRSSRDDIIYNGYVETLSTLFGALAALLVGYLPSSWSMWGELVLCVLSLLMAVCVFVMDLLKNIWVCYSLYVLFRTIYMLLITMATYQIAASLSMQCYALVFGVNTFVALLLQTLLTVIVVDSAGLGLDVYTQFLIYGTYFAVISVIFLLAGLCKLTSTRRSKEEVLADVQTESNSPPNGEMSVL